In Vibrio sp. 10N, the following proteins share a genomic window:
- a CDS encoding LysE/ArgO family amino acid transporter, whose product MGVFFTGFSLGLSLILAIGAQNAFVLKQGLKRHYVFVVCTVCAVSDALLITAGVSGFGAVIEAYPSVELVARYAGAAFLFIYSFQSFRSAISSNHQLDPEGDSNASLMRTVLICLALTWLNPHVYLDTVVLLGSISTQYAPQQFSFGLGAVTASFVFFFSLGYGARLLTPIFHKPISWKILEGLVGFIMLAIALSLISG is encoded by the coding sequence ATTGGGGTCTTTTTTACCGGTTTTTCGTTAGGCCTGTCGCTAATCCTGGCGATTGGAGCGCAAAATGCGTTTGTCCTCAAACAAGGGCTAAAACGTCATTATGTTTTTGTCGTTTGCACGGTCTGCGCGGTTTCTGACGCGTTACTTATTACTGCTGGCGTTAGTGGCTTCGGAGCGGTGATTGAAGCTTATCCTTCGGTCGAATTGGTTGCTCGTTATGCAGGCGCGGCATTTCTTTTTATATACAGCTTTCAGAGTTTTCGCTCTGCAATTTCAAGCAACCATCAACTGGATCCTGAAGGGGATAGCAACGCCAGTCTGATGAGAACAGTGCTTATTTGTTTAGCATTAACATGGCTCAATCCTCATGTTTACCTGGATACTGTAGTGCTCCTAGGTTCTATCTCAACGCAATATGCCCCTCAGCAATTCTCGTTTGGCCTTGGTGCGGTAACGGCTTCATTCGTGTTTTTCTTTTCGCTTGGCTATGGTGCCAGACTACTCACCCCGATTTTCCATAAGCCTATTTCATGGAAGATTTTGGAGGGGCTAGTGGGCTTTATCATGCTGGCGATTGCATTGTCTTTGATTTCAGGTTAG
- a CDS encoding nucleoside hydrolase: MNVLIDTDVDFDDYMAMLYLLLHPEINVVGISVTGTGDAHLSHGLQNVSNMLTLTGKPEDLRIPVVKGFNAPMRYSNTFPGEEREAADNHYDTPFPHQNQHRDYIDAIPFLEEYILSTSEPVTLLCIGGGTTWGRFLEYAKDKPRLSKALQDKIPQIIMMGGNLTSEFVKPGAEGNIQPTLSEPPCYSNQVAEWNIFIDPLGAQTIIESGLNLTLVALNATQQVPITQSFVNELSQIDNNSAHFLTQVLNSSSIKKGIGEYLDFWDPLAASVITNPQLIQTHSFPIRVEQTLNEENDTSGQILVDHNNGSPVNIALSADADATYHNYLNIINSDTVTK; this comes from the coding sequence GTGAATGTTTTAATCGACACCGACGTCGACTTCGATGACTACATGGCAATGCTGTATCTGCTATTGCACCCCGAAATCAATGTGGTCGGTATATCCGTCACTGGTACTGGTGATGCCCACCTCAGTCATGGGCTTCAAAACGTTAGTAACATGCTCACGCTAACTGGAAAGCCGGAGGACTTACGTATACCAGTCGTAAAAGGGTTTAATGCTCCCATGCGATACAGCAACACTTTTCCCGGGGAAGAGCGAGAGGCTGCCGATAACCACTACGACACTCCGTTTCCACATCAAAACCAGCATCGTGATTACATAGATGCGATTCCTTTTTTAGAAGAATACATCTTAAGTACCTCAGAACCCGTTACGCTACTATGTATCGGTGGTGGAACCACATGGGGACGGTTTCTTGAATACGCAAAAGACAAGCCTAGGTTGTCCAAAGCGTTACAAGACAAAATCCCTCAAATCATAATGATGGGAGGCAACCTAACAAGTGAGTTCGTCAAGCCTGGTGCTGAAGGGAATATTCAACCAACCTTGTCAGAGCCACCTTGCTATTCCAACCAAGTTGCTGAATGGAACATCTTTATTGATCCCCTCGGCGCTCAGACAATCATTGAAAGTGGTTTGAATCTTACGCTAGTCGCACTCAATGCAACCCAACAAGTCCCAATAACTCAATCTTTTGTCAATGAACTAAGCCAAATAGACAACAACAGCGCACATTTTCTCACTCAGGTACTCAATAGCTCATCGATTAAAAAAGGCATTGGTGAGTATCTCGACTTTTGGGACCCCCTCGCCGCTTCAGTCATCACTAACCCTCAATTGATTCAAACGCATTCTTTTCCCATTCGAGTCGAGCAAACCTTAAATGAAGAAAACGATACTTCGGGACAGATTTTGGTCGATCACAACAATGGTTCGCCAGTAAACATTGCCCTTTCGGCCGATGCTGACGCTACCTATCACAATTATCTAAACATTATAAATAGTGACACTGTCACAAAATAA
- a CDS encoding C40 family peptidase, which produces MKVVKLLILYGMVAFVSACSSQPERAEHTRQNYNTPENAPFLAEYKKWQGVPYRLGGTNYSGVDCSAFVQAVYQDAYSVSLPRTTAQQVKIGEKVAYNSAQSGDLVFFKTGRKTRHVGIYLGGNTFMHASTSKGVVLSRLDNPYWASTFWHFRSVQ; this is translated from the coding sequence ATGAAAGTTGTTAAATTATTGATTTTATATGGTATGGTAGCTTTCGTATCGGCATGTTCTAGCCAGCCAGAGCGAGCGGAACACACAAGACAAAACTACAATACCCCAGAAAATGCGCCTTTCCTCGCTGAATATAAAAAATGGCAAGGTGTCCCATATCGTTTAGGCGGGACTAATTATTCCGGCGTTGACTGTTCAGCCTTTGTTCAAGCGGTCTATCAAGACGCCTATTCAGTCTCATTACCACGAACGACAGCGCAGCAAGTTAAAATAGGTGAGAAAGTCGCCTATAACAGCGCGCAAAGTGGTGATTTGGTGTTTTTTAAAACCGGTAGGAAGACGCGTCATGTTGGAATATATTTAGGCGGCAATACGTTTATGCACGCTTCAACATCAAAAGGTGTGGTGCTTTCTCGTTTAGATAACCCGTACTGGGCGTCAACGTTTTGGCATTTTAGAAGTGTTCAATAA
- the nagK gene encoding N-acetylglucosamine kinase: MYYGFDVGGTKIEFGAFNEKLERVATERVPTPVDDYQVLLDTIAGLVAKYDAEFGTEGKVGLGLPGMEDADDGTVLTVNVACAKGKPLRRDLEALIGRQVKIENDANCFALSEAWDDELQDAPSVLGLILGTGFGGGFVYEGKVFSGRNNVAGELGHMRLPIDAWFHLGDNPPLLQCGCGKKGCLDNYLSGRGFELLYTHYYGESKKAIDIIKAREAGDADATEFVDMFMELLAICFANLFTANDPHVVTLGGGLSNFELIYEEMPKRVPKYLLSVAKCPKIVKAKHGDSGGVRGAAFLNIK; encoded by the coding sequence ATGTATTACGGCTTTGACGTCGGCGGCACAAAAATTGAGTTTGGTGCTTTCAACGAAAAACTAGAACGTGTAGCAACAGAGCGCGTTCCAACACCAGTTGATGATTATCAAGTACTGTTAGATACGATTGCAGGCTTGGTAGCCAAATACGATGCAGAGTTCGGTACAGAGGGTAAAGTTGGTCTAGGTCTACCAGGTATGGAAGATGCGGATGATGGCACAGTACTTACCGTTAACGTTGCTTGTGCGAAAGGCAAGCCGCTACGCCGTGATCTAGAAGCGCTAATTGGCCGCCAAGTAAAAATTGAGAACGACGCAAACTGTTTTGCTCTGTCTGAAGCATGGGATGATGAATTGCAAGACGCGCCATCAGTACTGGGCTTGATCCTAGGTACGGGTTTTGGCGGTGGCTTTGTTTACGAAGGTAAAGTCTTCTCTGGCCGCAACAATGTAGCTGGTGAGTTAGGCCACATGCGTTTGCCTATCGATGCTTGGTTCCATCTAGGCGACAACCCACCTTTACTTCAGTGTGGCTGTGGTAAAAAAGGCTGTCTGGATAATTATCTATCTGGCCGTGGCTTTGAGCTGCTTTACACGCACTATTACGGCGAGAGCAAGAAAGCGATCGATATCATTAAAGCGCGTGAAGCAGGCGATGCCGATGCGACAGAGTTCGTTGACATGTTTATGGAACTGCTAGCAATCTGCTTTGCAAACCTATTTACTGCTAACGATCCACACGTTGTTACTTTAGGTGGCGGTCTTTCTAACTTCGAACTTATCTACGAAGAGATGCCAAAGCGTGTACCTAAGTACCTGCTCTCTGTGGCCAAGTGTCCAAAGATTGTGAAAGCGAAACACGGCGATTCAGGCGGCGTTCGCGGCGCTGCATTCTTGAACATCAAGTAA
- a CDS encoding fructosamine kinase family protein gives MWQAISDQLSETLMFEFNISERIKMSGGDINQCYMISDGDQRYFVKINDKDFIAKFEIEADNLTALRETNTVHVPELVLIGKTKECAFIILNYIPVKPLDTAPASYQLGEELAKLHKWGEQKEFGFDQDNYIGTTLQPNQWHKKWSRFFSEQRIGWQLQLLKEKQITFTDIDEFVELVNDQLSGHNPKPSLLHGDLWYGNAANTAFGPICYDPASYWGDRECDLAMTELFGGFRQEFYDGYESILAIEPMYEYRKHIYNLYHVLNHCNLFGGEYLDQAEKLITTIQSS, from the coding sequence ATGTGGCAAGCAATTTCAGATCAGCTTTCAGAAACTCTAATGTTCGAGTTCAATATCTCTGAGCGCATCAAGATGAGTGGCGGAGACATTAACCAATGTTACATGATCAGTGATGGTGATCAGCGTTACTTCGTCAAAATCAATGACAAAGACTTCATCGCTAAATTTGAAATCGAAGCCGACAACCTTACCGCCCTTCGAGAAACTAACACGGTGCACGTACCTGAGTTAGTACTGATTGGCAAAACCAAAGAGTGCGCCTTTATCATCCTCAATTATATTCCCGTCAAACCATTAGATACCGCTCCGGCAAGCTACCAGCTTGGTGAAGAGCTCGCAAAGCTGCACAAATGGGGAGAACAAAAGGAATTTGGATTCGATCAAGACAACTACATTGGAACAACCCTGCAACCCAATCAATGGCATAAAAAGTGGTCACGGTTTTTCTCTGAACAGCGCATAGGCTGGCAGCTCCAGCTTCTTAAGGAAAAACAGATCACTTTTACAGACATTGATGAGTTTGTTGAGTTAGTCAACGACCAACTTTCTGGACACAACCCTAAGCCTTCGTTGCTACATGGTGACCTTTGGTATGGCAATGCGGCCAATACTGCGTTTGGACCGATATGTTATGATCCCGCGAGCTATTGGGGCGATAGAGAATGCGACTTGGCAATGACCGAGCTTTTCGGCGGGTTTAGACAAGAGTTTTACGACGGATACGAGAGTATTTTGGCAATTGAACCTATGTACGAGTATCGCAAGCACATCTACAACTTGTATCATGTGCTCAATCACTGCAATTTGTTTGGTGGTGAGTATTTGGATCAAGCAGAGAAGCTTATCACCACCATCCAATCATCGTGA
- a CDS encoding SDR family oxidoreductase, with amino-acid sequence MSKLIVVTGGSRGIGAATSKLLAAKGFRVVVNFLSNAKRAEQVISDIRRDGGEAWSYQANISNEESVVSMFASIYAEHGEIYGLVNNAGILSTQCTLEQITAERINQILATNVTGTLLCAREAIKYMKGGSIVNVSSRASVTGSPFEYLDYAASKGAVDTLTSGLASELAGRNIRVNGVRPGLIKTEMHADGGEPERVKRLESQIPLGRGGEAEEVANAIAWLISEEASFVTGTFVDVSGGK; translated from the coding sequence ATGAGTAAATTAATTGTGGTTACCGGCGGAAGCAGAGGCATTGGCGCTGCTACATCCAAACTGTTAGCGGCGAAAGGCTTTAGAGTGGTCGTCAACTTTTTATCAAACGCCAAGCGTGCAGAACAGGTGATCAGTGATATACGTCGAGATGGCGGAGAAGCATGGAGTTATCAGGCGAATATTTCCAATGAGGAATCAGTCGTCTCTATGTTTGCTTCTATCTATGCCGAGCATGGTGAAATATATGGGTTAGTCAATAATGCGGGGATCTTAAGTACTCAGTGCACTCTTGAGCAGATTACCGCAGAGCGCATTAATCAGATCTTAGCGACCAATGTCACTGGGACACTACTTTGCGCCCGTGAAGCAATTAAATACATGAAGGGGGGAAGCATTGTAAATGTCTCTTCTCGAGCATCGGTGACCGGGTCACCATTCGAGTATCTGGATTATGCCGCCAGTAAAGGTGCGGTGGATACTCTTACTAGCGGGTTAGCGTCAGAGTTAGCTGGTAGAAATATTCGTGTAAACGGAGTGCGTCCGGGATTGATTAAGACTGAAATGCATGCTGACGGTGGCGAGCCAGAACGAGTTAAACGATTAGAGTCGCAGATCCCACTTGGCCGAGGAGGTGAAGCGGAAGAAGTTGCGAATGCAATAGCATGGCTGATATCAGAAGAGGCTTCTTTTGTGACAGGCACATTCGTGGATGTATCTGGCGGAAAGTAA
- a CDS encoding tRNA-uridine aminocarboxypropyltransferase: protein MIMRRHAFHAMYDERLAAATKPFNARGAKVERCKTCQIAKQYCICEHQPAPNLDIAVMLLVSDAEILKPSNTGRLILDTVEQGYAFPWHRTEPNADMLAVLNDETLQPIIIFPEEYVDDKTRVLEMAEQTESNTLLPEGKKPLFIFLDGSWREARRMFRKSPYLDKFPVCSIKPEAVSNYVMRKSENEDHLATAEVASLVFEQFGEQKTANTLALWFAAFRESYMLSKTRFSSDLTRPELNNFIALIKNETLL, encoded by the coding sequence ATGATTATGAGACGCCACGCCTTCCACGCTATGTATGATGAGCGACTTGCCGCAGCCACCAAACCCTTCAACGCCCGCGGTGCAAAAGTTGAACGTTGTAAAACCTGCCAAATCGCCAAGCAATACTGTATCTGCGAGCACCAACCCGCACCGAACCTTGATATTGCAGTCATGCTGCTGGTCTCTGATGCAGAGATTTTAAAGCCAAGCAATACTGGTCGTCTAATACTTGATACGGTTGAGCAAGGCTATGCGTTTCCTTGGCATCGTACCGAACCAAATGCAGACATGTTGGCGGTGTTAAATGATGAGACCTTACAGCCGATTATAATCTTTCCAGAAGAATATGTTGATGACAAAACACGTGTTCTAGAAATGGCTGAGCAAACTGAGTCAAACACGCTTCTACCTGAGGGTAAAAAGCCTCTGTTTATCTTTTTGGATGGCAGCTGGCGAGAAGCACGAAGAATGTTTCGCAAGTCTCCTTATCTCGATAAATTCCCGGTTTGTTCGATCAAACCAGAAGCGGTGTCGAACTACGTAATGCGCAAGTCTGAGAATGAAGACCACCTAGCGACCGCAGAAGTGGCCAGTTTGGTGTTTGAGCAATTTGGCGAACAGAAAACCGCCAATACACTTGCACTTTGGTTTGCCGCTTTTCGTGAAAGCTATATGTTGAGTAAGACTCGCTTCTCCTCCGATCTGACCCGTCCTGAGTTAAATAATTTCATAGCTCTAATAAAAAACGAGACGTTGCTCTAA
- a CDS encoding DUF3802 family protein has translation MVVDTDGYQALIEHLALNLSVFTSELGDTGEETIEDVSTDMVASNIMAVFEQNPELHASVRFKLLKEVDLVIQDLEEVLAGVWNKKATNEQVAFLEEYIALVKNLFDTAVAKYD, from the coding sequence GTGGTTGTAGATACTGACGGCTATCAAGCACTTATTGAACACCTTGCGCTCAATCTAAGTGTGTTTACTTCAGAATTAGGGGATACCGGGGAAGAGACCATTGAGGACGTATCCACCGATATGGTGGCCTCAAATATAATGGCCGTCTTCGAGCAAAACCCAGAACTTCATGCCAGCGTTCGCTTTAAACTTCTCAAAGAAGTGGACTTAGTTATTCAAGATTTGGAAGAGGTGTTAGCGGGTGTATGGAACAAAAAAGCGACCAATGAACAAGTCGCTTTTCTTGAGGAGTACATCGCATTGGTAAAAAATCTATTTGATACTGCGGTGGCGAAGTACGATTAA
- a CDS encoding GNAT family N-acetyltransferase encodes MNQERLSFQDITLRVATEQDFEPLYRLMTKDEAWTELNGPYFGYQRPAREQFREGYFSKLMLGNEALVIEYHQRVVGTVSCYWEDKKTRWLEVGVLVYDSRLWGCGIGMKALIPWVSYLFNTLDIERVGLTTWSGNPRMMKCALKLGMTQEARLRKVRYYQGHYYDSVKYGVLREEWRELEKLWRQRDHIYLFDWGDTLMVDDPTQSGKMCDWLKVQPVEGAEALLSGLAKYCPIYVATNAKDSAEQDVKRAFERAQLAEYLSGYFCFSNLGVGKDDDDFYPRIASKLNTDTSQLVMTGDQLERDILPARRAGLRTNWFNASSIAHNENGFARLEDILYREQSRMSLVDLD; translated from the coding sequence ATGAATCAAGAGAGGTTGAGTTTTCAAGATATCACGCTGCGAGTCGCCACTGAGCAAGATTTTGAGCCGCTTTATCGACTTATGACGAAGGATGAAGCTTGGACGGAGCTCAATGGCCCTTACTTTGGTTACCAGCGTCCAGCGCGCGAGCAGTTTCGAGAGGGATACTTTTCCAAACTCATGTTGGGTAATGAAGCGCTTGTTATTGAATATCATCAAAGAGTCGTCGGGACGGTAAGTTGTTACTGGGAAGACAAAAAGACGCGTTGGCTTGAGGTTGGAGTACTGGTTTATGACTCGCGACTATGGGGTTGTGGTATTGGCATGAAAGCGTTAATCCCTTGGGTGAGTTATCTGTTCAATACTCTAGACATAGAGCGGGTAGGGCTAACCACCTGGAGCGGCAATCCGCGAATGATGAAGTGTGCGCTAAAACTTGGCATGACTCAGGAAGCGCGCTTGCGTAAAGTTCGTTATTATCAAGGGCACTATTACGACAGCGTTAAGTATGGTGTGCTACGAGAAGAGTGGCGTGAACTAGAAAAGCTTTGGCGCCAGCGTGATCATATTTATTTGTTCGACTGGGGCGATACACTCATGGTCGATGATCCCACCCAAAGCGGAAAGATGTGCGATTGGCTAAAGGTTCAGCCGGTGGAGGGTGCGGAAGCGCTATTAAGTGGGCTTGCAAAATACTGTCCCATCTATGTCGCAACCAATGCCAAAGATTCTGCAGAACAAGACGTAAAACGAGCCTTTGAAAGAGCACAGCTTGCCGAATACCTATCCGGGTATTTTTGTTTCAGCAACCTTGGTGTCGGCAAAGATGATGACGACTTTTACCCACGCATTGCCTCTAAGCTCAACACAGATACCAGTCAGCTTGTGATGACCGGAGATCAACTTGAACGAGATATACTGCCAGCAAGGCGTGCAGGGCTGAGAACGAACTGGTTCAACGCGAGTTCGATTGCGCATAATGAAAACGGCTTTGCTCGATTAGAAGATATTCTCTATCGGGAGCAAAGCCGTATGTCACTGGTTGATCTTGACTAA
- a CDS encoding methyl-accepting chemotaxis protein → MKTPDKGKRAISLIHSLSAIFLTIILIFVGVSVLSTNGLNQVKQQFDNLSEKALPLSLNNAALTQDVLEQIKLLNYGTRLDSTEELEQTRQRITQLVEQSNHKIENLFAIASDMSNAVTPEQQELLGQKIVQLQRSTQAILAYQSQILAMGAGIDKEVAGFRYAISTLGQEMNRISLLFTQNNPSSADAATRVVTAASSLESAFLMLMMQTDLKKANGEYRQMRNRYASINLAYDQFEEWHPEISEFPSFTAPYDMVKAGFKQDGVVRQIIARLEIATKQREELAKAAVLANETTQILSAISTTAEGLIDESQSVVNNTIQTNIYTLLITTVVLVMFVLGLFFGLRRWVNRALKNITRQLKRLVEHDLTGVVELSGPSEMRDIARKLNRVIESTHDSIEVVTRNCETLYQTAEISHGAAEETRSSLRAQNESLDSMVATVSQLEASIKEIATVTTSSFSDSQQAEEFASLGLKAVEENQQRLHSLETTLGNNEASMNELDGKVKQIQEMVDMISGIADNTNLLALNAAIEAARAGEMGRGFAVVADEVRKLASDTSVQTTNIRQMMAELMQAAQDSRQSVIDSRAEMNHALDSSERVKASFSDIALSVNHIRERAEQVSVATEEQERATAEVGRAIVHVTDQGDNSNMQLESMVESAEQVADIAGHQQAMLHKYELNRLAV, encoded by the coding sequence ATGAAAACCCCAGACAAGGGAAAACGCGCCATCTCTTTGATTCACTCTTTGAGTGCTATCTTTTTAACCATTATTCTAATTTTTGTAGGCGTGAGTGTGCTGAGCACCAATGGCCTTAATCAAGTTAAGCAACAGTTTGATAATTTATCAGAAAAAGCCCTTCCTCTTTCTCTTAATAATGCTGCATTGACACAAGATGTGTTGGAACAAATAAAACTGCTTAACTACGGCACACGGCTTGACTCAACGGAAGAGTTAGAGCAAACCCGCCAACGTATCACGCAGCTTGTCGAGCAAAGTAATCACAAGATTGAAAACCTATTCGCCATTGCCTCGGATATGAGCAACGCTGTGACACCGGAGCAGCAAGAGCTCCTTGGGCAGAAAATTGTGCAACTTCAGAGAAGTACGCAAGCTATTTTGGCCTACCAGTCGCAAATACTGGCCATGGGGGCAGGTATCGATAAGGAAGTGGCCGGTTTTCGATATGCCATCAGTACGCTTGGTCAAGAGATGAACCGAATCAGCTTGCTGTTTACACAAAACAATCCGTCTTCGGCGGATGCCGCTACACGAGTGGTGACGGCTGCCAGTTCTTTAGAGAGCGCATTTTTGATGCTGATGATGCAGACCGACCTGAAAAAGGCCAATGGTGAATATCGTCAGATGCGCAATCGTTATGCGAGCATCAACTTAGCTTACGATCAGTTTGAAGAATGGCATCCTGAAATCAGCGAATTTCCAAGCTTTACAGCGCCCTATGACATGGTGAAAGCAGGGTTTAAGCAAGACGGCGTGGTTCGTCAGATCATTGCGCGACTGGAGATTGCGACTAAGCAGCGTGAAGAGCTCGCCAAAGCAGCTGTACTGGCAAATGAGACCACGCAGATCTTGTCTGCCATTTCAACAACGGCAGAAGGGCTTATTGATGAGAGCCAATCTGTGGTGAACAACACCATTCAAACCAATATTTATACACTGCTCATCACTACGGTTGTATTAGTGATGTTTGTTCTCGGGCTGTTCTTTGGGCTGCGTCGCTGGGTCAATCGTGCACTTAAGAATATTACTAGGCAGCTAAAGCGTTTGGTTGAGCACGACTTAACGGGCGTCGTAGAGCTTTCAGGCCCCTCGGAAATGCGTGATATTGCGAGAAAGTTGAATCGGGTGATTGAATCGACTCATGATTCTATTGAGGTGGTCACACGTAACTGTGAAACCTTGTACCAAACTGCAGAAATCAGTCATGGCGCAGCAGAAGAGACGCGAAGCAGTTTGCGAGCGCAAAACGAATCTCTCGATAGTATGGTTGCGACAGTGAGTCAGTTGGAAGCGTCAATCAAAGAGATTGCGACGGTAACGACATCCTCATTCTCTGATTCACAGCAGGCAGAAGAGTTTGCCTCTCTGGGGCTAAAGGCGGTTGAAGAGAACCAGCAACGTTTGCATTCCCTTGAAACGACACTTGGAAACAATGAAGCCTCTATGAATGAGCTGGATGGCAAAGTGAAGCAAATCCAAGAAATGGTCGATATGATCAGTGGTATTGCAGATAACACCAATTTATTAGCCCTCAACGCAGCCATTGAAGCGGCACGAGCGGGAGAGATGGGACGTGGCTTTGCCGTTGTTGCGGATGAAGTACGAAAGCTTGCCAGCGATACTTCTGTGCAAACCACCAATATCCGCCAGATGATGGCTGAGCTGATGCAGGCCGCCCAAGATTCGAGACAATCTGTTATTGATTCTCGAGCCGAGATGAATCACGCCCTTGATTCTAGTGAGCGAGTGAAAGCGTCGTTCTCAGATATTGCGCTGTCTGTGAATCATATTCGAGAGCGTGCTGAACAAGTTTCTGTCGCAACCGAAGAGCAAGAGCGAGCGACCGCAGAAGTAGGGCGCGCTATTGTTCATGTTACCGACCAAGGCGACAACTCAAATATGCAGCTTGAGTCCATGGTTGAAAGTGCCGAGCAGGTGGCTGATATCGCGGGCCACCAGCAAGCGATGCTTCACAAGTACGAACTCAATCGTCTAGCAGTGTGA
- a CDS encoding CPXCG motif-containing cysteine-rich protein yields MEVIKAWRVNCPYCGEAFETSIDCTLDSQEYIEDCYVCCRPILFEVTLESEDVFVTVRHENEV; encoded by the coding sequence ATGGAAGTAATCAAAGCGTGGCGAGTAAATTGCCCTTATTGTGGCGAGGCGTTTGAGACCTCCATCGATTGCACACTGGACAGTCAGGAGTACATAGAAGACTGCTATGTCTGCTGTCGTCCGATTTTGTTTGAAGTTACTCTAGAAAGTGAGGATGTATTTGTTACCGTGCGCCACGAGAATGAGGTTTAG
- a CDS encoding sterol desaturase family protein, protein MENSDTIRLAIFLSVLVLCAAWEWAAPRKARTRSRLLRWSNNLALVGFNSLTLAVAMPLLAIEASLRAAEHQVGLFNYLALPLWLVLPISVILLDGVIYFQHVVFHRLPILWRLHRMHHADRDIDVTTGARFHPIEIVLSMWIKIGVVMALGVPPIAVLVFEIVLNASAMFNHSNAKLPLAVDKVLRKVVVTPDFHRVHHSVIPKETHSNFGFFLSVWDRWFGTYRAQPELGHDKVEIGIPEFAAKNEQRLDKLLTQPFRNDYKSN, encoded by the coding sequence ATGGAAAACAGTGACACTATTCGCCTGGCGATCTTTCTTTCGGTATTAGTGCTCTGCGCTGCCTGGGAGTGGGCAGCCCCAAGAAAGGCACGAACGCGCAGCCGTTTGCTGCGTTGGAGCAACAATCTCGCGCTGGTGGGCTTTAACTCCTTAACCTTAGCGGTTGCCATGCCACTTTTGGCGATTGAAGCATCCTTGCGTGCGGCTGAACATCAAGTGGGGCTTTTCAACTACCTTGCCTTACCCTTGTGGCTCGTACTGCCAATCAGTGTCATCTTACTTGATGGCGTCATCTACTTTCAGCATGTCGTGTTCCATCGACTGCCTATTCTTTGGCGATTACACCGCATGCATCACGCCGACAGAGACATTGATGTCACCACAGGGGCACGCTTCCACCCCATTGAAATCGTTCTATCTATGTGGATCAAAATTGGTGTCGTAATGGCACTTGGAGTCCCACCGATTGCGGTATTGGTGTTTGAGATTGTTCTTAATGCGAGCGCGATGTTTAACCACAGCAATGCCAAGCTACCTTTAGCCGTAGACAAAGTACTACGAAAAGTTGTGGTGACACCGGACTTTCATCGAGTTCACCACTCAGTGATTCCCAAAGAAACGCACTCCAACTTTGGCTTCTTCTTGTCGGTATGGGATCGCTGGTTTGGCACCTATCGCGCTCAGCCAGAGCTTGGACACGATAAGGTGGAAATAGGCATTCCAGAATTTGCGGCTAAAAACGAACAAAGGCTGGATAAGTTACTTACCCAGCCTTTTAGAAACGACTACAAGTCTAACTAA
- a CDS encoding GFA family protein produces the protein MKQQVLSCHCGNVQLSFDHWPESVTSCNCSICRRYAALWGYFQPKDVMIEVAKETVAYRWGDGSIDFHHCAVCGCVTHYESADSSSTPRTAINFRMADGLKSSQVKYFDGAESWCFLDESKVRKV, from the coding sequence ATGAAACAACAAGTGCTCAGTTGTCATTGTGGAAATGTGCAGCTTTCCTTTGACCATTGGCCAGAATCGGTCACCAGCTGTAATTGTTCGATTTGTCGTCGCTATGCGGCGCTCTGGGGCTATTTTCAACCAAAAGATGTGATGATTGAAGTAGCCAAAGAGACAGTAGCTTATCGCTGGGGGGATGGTAGCATCGATTTTCATCACTGCGCTGTGTGTGGTTGCGTGACTCACTATGAGTCTGCCGATAGCTCATCGACACCGAGAACGGCTATCAATTTTAGAATGGCGGATGGCCTTAAATCTTCCCAGGTTAAATATTTCGATGGTGCTGAGTCATGGTGTTTTCTTGATGAAAGTAAGGTGCGCAAGGTATGA